The following are encoded in a window of Oncorhynchus mykiss isolate Arlee chromosome Y, USDA_OmykA_1.1, whole genome shotgun sequence genomic DNA:
- the LOC110509425 gene encoding pleckstrin homology-like domain family B member 2 isoform X6, giving the protein MKSMQPQKSPVATMGYSSDCVKTEHSNGVSVGGTMMRGSRSKAELQDLMETLQRRKSALEASLRASAESTRTYLSLPPPSPLSPTPPRSAERPPSSRGLPYMTSSSMPPSPRQGERPLSPKPPYTRSRHQSQDSLLLSSSSDRHCPNVASSLLSMWNGSSSYGEPAHSPPQGHSGAASMPSSPRLGRRFYAQGRNGDNGMDPAPRQRKYSTGSLNGLGSTHSRSLPRLHRSADSTALSLPPRRSMGSHRGEKGSVSLSSKTRRSLSPLERPPDVTVLATASVPGTPRRASLASLASLGCELEHGGLRGSSPCLDLGLGERRQSFGKGGLGLRSRRGSISSLNGKEELTDYHKHQRDERLREQEVQRLEHQRLETILSLCTELVQDQGGSAISDLQKINKELEKLQESDDESVFSDYPGSVSGTAPENGFGPKAREYQLAEVRQVRQRHHSGHREARDARAQSPAVSLRSIVPSPSPHHRARQQATEDVHLKQEVTRIEEERIQVLNNIEELEQKIKDLDNQMEESIREMEVERALLEGEQDSEMALLHREKEVLDQLNEKIGSIDKTVLTDKSQDVEVLEAELEFQQLERASGQDKGKEGQQLLREIADYQRSTVTRKERLLTLKKQSTQITQQSQREKDSFLKEKNNLLLMVQRERENLASLERKYAELTGGQAFPSNPVAMKEHFRFLEERRRGNKENSSHLSDTLPRKRSQQALSHYSSSTLGRSLSPKSHLPLSQSSSCGSIIPRGLSISPRVLETRHLLKAGHSHLYMSENRQRLVDLCSRTVSESNVFLDPFHYADNGHGFDTRSMDSSDSMETSISACSPDNISSASTSNVGKIKEMERLLREAQADKHRLLEHKEREMEVRRQALEEERRRREDLEKRLQEETSRRQKMIEREVKLREKQRAQARPLTRYLPQRKDDFDLHGHIEAAGHNPDNCYHLAITNKTCRGFLVKMGGKIKTWKKRWFVFDRNRKTLAYYADKHEVKMKGVIYFQAIEEVYYDHLKNAHKSPNPCLTFSVKTHDRVYYMVSPSPEAMRIWMDVIVTGAEGYMQFMV; this is encoded by the exons ATGAAGAGCATGCAGCCCCAGAAGAGTCCTGTCGCCACTATGGGCTACAGCTCAG ACTGTGTAAAGACTGAGCACAGCAATGGCGTCTCAGTGGGTGGCACCATGATGAGAGGCTCCCGATCGAAGGCGGAGCTGCAGGACCTGATGGAGACTCTGCAACGCCGGAAGAGTGCTCTAGAGGCTAGCCTGAGGGCCAGCGCAGAATCTACCCGTACCTACCTCAGCCTGCCCCCTCCCAGCCCCCTGTCCCCCACGCCCCCCAGGAGTGCCGAGCGCCCCCCCTCCTCCAGAGGCCTCCCCTACATGACCAGTAGTAGCATGCCCCCCTCCCCTCGCCAGGGTGAGCGTCCTCTCAGCCCCAAACCGCCATACACCCGCTCACGCCACCAATCACAGGACAGCCTGCTCCTCTCTAGCTCCTCTGACAGGCATTGCCCAAATGTAGCCAGTTCTCTCCTATCCATGTGGAATGGTTCCTCTTCCTATGGGGAGCCTGCACACAGTCCTCCTCAGGGCCACAGTGGGGCGGCCAGCATGCCCTCCAGCCCTCGCCTAGGTCGCAGGTTCTATGCCCAGGGCCGGAACGGGGACAATGGTATGGACCCTGCGCCACGTCAGAGGAAGTACTCTACAGGGTCACTCAACGGCCTGGGCTCTACCCACAGCCGCTCTCTACCCCGCCTCCACCGGTCGGCAGACTCCACAGCCCTGTCTCTGCCCCCACGCCGCTCCATGGGCTCCCACAGAGGGGAGAAGGGTTCTGTGTCCCTGTCCTCCAAAACGAGGCGCAGCCTGTCTCCTCTGGAGCGGCCGCCAGACGTAACAGTGCTAGCAACAGCCAGCGTACCGGGTACTCCCCGCAGGGCCAGCCTGGCCTCTCTGGCCTCGCTGGGCTGTGAACTGGAGCATGGGGGCCTGCGGGGCTCCTCACCCTGCCTGGACCTGGGCTTGGGGGAGAGGAGGCAGTCCTTTGGGAAGGGTGGGCTGGGGCTGAGATCAAGAAGAGGCAGCATCAGCTCTCTGAATGGGAAGGAGGAGCTTACAGACTACCACAAGCACCAGAGAGACGAGAGGCTCAGAGAACAGGAGGTGCAGAGACTG GAGCACCAGCGGCTGGAGACCATCCTGAGCCTGTGTACTGAGCTGGTCCAGGACCAGGGCGGCTCGGCCATCTCCGACCTGCAGAAGATCAACAAGGAGCTGGAGAAGCTGCAGGAGTCTGATGATGAGTCAGTGTTCTCCGACTACCCCGGCAGCGTCAGTGGCACCGCCCCGGAGAACGGCTTTGGCCCCAAAGCCCGGGAGTACCAGCTGGCTGAGGTGCGGCAGGTCCGCCAGCGCCACCACAGCGGGCACAGAGAAGCAAGGGATGCCAGGGCCCAGTCACCTGCTGTCAGCCTGCGTAGCATTgtcccctcaccctcccctcaccACAGAGCCAGG CAGCAGGCTACGGAGGACGTGCATCTGAAACAGGAAGTAACACGTATCGAGGAAGAGAGGATCCAGGTGCTGAACAACATAGAAGAGTTGGAGCAGAAGATCAAAGACCTGGACAACCAGATGGAGGAATCCATCAGAGAG atGGAGGTGGAGCGGGCTCTGCTGGAGGGAGAGCAGGACTCTGAGATGGCCCTGCTACATAGGGAGAAGGAGGTACTGGACCAACTCAATGAGAAGATTGGCAGCATTGACAAGACTGTCCTCACAGACAAGTCCCAG GATGTTGAGGTGCTGGAGGCGGAGCTGGAGTTCCAGCAGCTGGAAAGAGCGAGTGGTCAGGACAAGGGCAAGGAGGGTCAGCAACTACTCAGAGAGATAGCAGATTACCAGCGTAGTACTGTCACACGCAAGGAGAGACTCCTGACCCTGAAGAAGCAGTCTACACAGATTACTCAGCAGTCTCAGCGAGAGAAGGACAGCTTCCTAAAAGAGAAGAACAACCTGCTCCTGATGGTTCAGAGG GAGAGGGAGAACCTGGCTTCTCTGGAGAGGAAGTATGCTGAACTGACTGGAGGGCAGGCCTTCCCTAGCAACCCTGTTGCCATGAAGGAG CACTTCCGCTTtctagaggagaggaggcggGGCAATAAGGAGAACTCCTCCCACCTCAGTGACACTCTGCCACGTAAGAGGAGCCAGCAGGCCCTCAGTCACTACAGCAGCTCTACCCTGGGCCGCAGCCTGTCCCCTAAG TCCCACCTGCCTCTTTCCCAGAGCTCCAGCTGTGGTAGTATCATCCCCCGgggcctctctatctctcccagaGTTCTGGAAACACGACACCTGCTCAAGG CAGGCCATAGCCACCTGTACATGAGTGAGAACAGACAGAGACTGGTTGACCTGTGTAGCAGGACTGTGTCTGAGTCCAATGTCTTCCTGGACCCCTTCCACTACGCAGACAATGGCCATGGCTTTGACACGCGCAGTATGGACAGCTCTGACAGCATGGAGACCAGCATCTCTGCCTGCTCCCCAGACAACATCTCCAG TGCCAGCACATCCAACGTAGGAAAGATTAAGGAGATGGAACGTTTGTTACGAGAAGCCCAGGCTGACAAGCATCGACTCCTTGAGCACAAG GAGCGTGAGATGGAGGTGCGCAGGCAGGCCCTggaggaggagcggaggaggagggaggacctGGAGAAGAGACTGCAAGAGGAGACCAGCAGGAGGCAGAAAATGATCGAGAGGGAGGTGAAGTTACGCGAGAAACAGAGGGCACAG GCCCGGCCGCTGACACGCTACCTCCCTCAGAGGAAGGATGACTTTGACCTCCATGGTCACATCGAGGCAGCTGGACACAACCCAGACAACTGCTACCACCTGGCCATCACAAATAAAACCTGCAGAGGGTTCCTGGTCAAGATGGGTGGTAAGATCAAGACCTGGAAAAAACGCTGGTTTGTCTTCGACCGGAACCGCAAGACCCTGGCCTACTACGCAG ACAAACATGAGGTCAAGATGAAAGGGGTCATATACTTCCAAGCTATAGAAGAGGTTTACTATGACCATTTAAAGAATGCACACAAG agCCCCAACCCATGTCTGACGTTTAGTGTGAAGACCCATGACAGGGTGTACTACATGGTGTCTCCCTCCCCCGAGGCTATGCGCATCTGGATGGACGTCATCGTTACAGGGGCGGAGGGATACATGCAATTCATGGTCTAA
- the LOC110509425 gene encoding pleckstrin homology-like domain family B member 2 isoform X5 encodes MGQHTKARRMKSMQPQKSPVATMGYSSDCVKTEHSNGVSVGGTMMRGSRSKAELQDLMETLQRRKSALEASLRASAESTRTYLSLPPPSPLSPTPPRSAERPPSSRGLPYMTSSSMPPSPRQGERPLSPKPPYTRSRHQSQDSLLLSSSSDRHCPNVASSLLSMWNGSSSYGEPAHSPPQGHSGAASMPSSPRLGRRFYAQGRNGDNGMDPAPRQRKYSTGSLNGLGSTHSRSLPRLHRSADSTALSLPPRRSMGSHRGEKGSVSLSSKTRRSLSPLERPPDVTVLATASVPGTPRRASLASLASLGCELEHGGLRGSSPCLDLGLGERRQSFGKGGLGLRSRRGSISSLNGKEELTDYHKHQRDERLREQEVQRLEHQRLETILSLCTELVQDQGGSAISDLQKINKELEKLQESDDESVFSDYPGSVSGTAPENGFGPKAREYQLAEVRQVRQRHHSGHREARDARAQSPAVSLRSIVPSPSPHHRARQQATEDVHLKQEVTRIEEERIQVLNNIEELEQKIKDLDNQMEESIREMEVERALLEGEQDSEMALLHREKEVLDQLNEKIGSIDKTVLTDKSQDVEVLEAELEFQQLERASGQDKGKEGQQLLREIADYQRSTVTRKERLLTLKKQSTQITQQSQREKDSFLKEKNNLLLMVQRERENLASLERKYAELTGGQAFPSNPVAMKEHFRFLEERRRGNKENSSHLSDTLPRKRSQQALSHYSSSTLGRSLSPKSHLPLSQSSSCGSIIPRGLSISPRVLETRHLLKAGHSHLYMSENRQRLVDLCSRTVSESNVFLDPFHYADNGHGFDTRSMDSSDSMETSISACSPDNISSASTSNVGKIKEMERLLREAQADKHRLLEHKEREMEVRRQALEEERRRREDLEKRLQEETSRRQKMIEREVKLREKQRAQARPLTRYLPQRKDDFDLHGHIEAAGHNPDNCYHLAITNKTCRGFLVKMGGKIKTWKKRWFVFDRNRKTLAYYADKHEVKMKGVIYFQAIEEVYYDHLKNAHKSPNPCLTFSVKTHDRVYYMVSPSPEAMRIWMDVIVTGAEGYMQFMV; translated from the exons ATGGGACAGCACACAAAG GCCAGACGTATGAAGAGCATGCAGCCCCAGAAGAGTCCTGTCGCCACTATGGGCTACAGCTCAG ACTGTGTAAAGACTGAGCACAGCAATGGCGTCTCAGTGGGTGGCACCATGATGAGAGGCTCCCGATCGAAGGCGGAGCTGCAGGACCTGATGGAGACTCTGCAACGCCGGAAGAGTGCTCTAGAGGCTAGCCTGAGGGCCAGCGCAGAATCTACCCGTACCTACCTCAGCCTGCCCCCTCCCAGCCCCCTGTCCCCCACGCCCCCCAGGAGTGCCGAGCGCCCCCCCTCCTCCAGAGGCCTCCCCTACATGACCAGTAGTAGCATGCCCCCCTCCCCTCGCCAGGGTGAGCGTCCTCTCAGCCCCAAACCGCCATACACCCGCTCACGCCACCAATCACAGGACAGCCTGCTCCTCTCTAGCTCCTCTGACAGGCATTGCCCAAATGTAGCCAGTTCTCTCCTATCCATGTGGAATGGTTCCTCTTCCTATGGGGAGCCTGCACACAGTCCTCCTCAGGGCCACAGTGGGGCGGCCAGCATGCCCTCCAGCCCTCGCCTAGGTCGCAGGTTCTATGCCCAGGGCCGGAACGGGGACAATGGTATGGACCCTGCGCCACGTCAGAGGAAGTACTCTACAGGGTCACTCAACGGCCTGGGCTCTACCCACAGCCGCTCTCTACCCCGCCTCCACCGGTCGGCAGACTCCACAGCCCTGTCTCTGCCCCCACGCCGCTCCATGGGCTCCCACAGAGGGGAGAAGGGTTCTGTGTCCCTGTCCTCCAAAACGAGGCGCAGCCTGTCTCCTCTGGAGCGGCCGCCAGACGTAACAGTGCTAGCAACAGCCAGCGTACCGGGTACTCCCCGCAGGGCCAGCCTGGCCTCTCTGGCCTCGCTGGGCTGTGAACTGGAGCATGGGGGCCTGCGGGGCTCCTCACCCTGCCTGGACCTGGGCTTGGGGGAGAGGAGGCAGTCCTTTGGGAAGGGTGGGCTGGGGCTGAGATCAAGAAGAGGCAGCATCAGCTCTCTGAATGGGAAGGAGGAGCTTACAGACTACCACAAGCACCAGAGAGACGAGAGGCTCAGAGAACAGGAGGTGCAGAGACTG GAGCACCAGCGGCTGGAGACCATCCTGAGCCTGTGTACTGAGCTGGTCCAGGACCAGGGCGGCTCGGCCATCTCCGACCTGCAGAAGATCAACAAGGAGCTGGAGAAGCTGCAGGAGTCTGATGATGAGTCAGTGTTCTCCGACTACCCCGGCAGCGTCAGTGGCACCGCCCCGGAGAACGGCTTTGGCCCCAAAGCCCGGGAGTACCAGCTGGCTGAGGTGCGGCAGGTCCGCCAGCGCCACCACAGCGGGCACAGAGAAGCAAGGGATGCCAGGGCCCAGTCACCTGCTGTCAGCCTGCGTAGCATTgtcccctcaccctcccctcaccACAGAGCCAGG CAGCAGGCTACGGAGGACGTGCATCTGAAACAGGAAGTAACACGTATCGAGGAAGAGAGGATCCAGGTGCTGAACAACATAGAAGAGTTGGAGCAGAAGATCAAAGACCTGGACAACCAGATGGAGGAATCCATCAGAGAG atGGAGGTGGAGCGGGCTCTGCTGGAGGGAGAGCAGGACTCTGAGATGGCCCTGCTACATAGGGAGAAGGAGGTACTGGACCAACTCAATGAGAAGATTGGCAGCATTGACAAGACTGTCCTCACAGACAAGTCCCAG GATGTTGAGGTGCTGGAGGCGGAGCTGGAGTTCCAGCAGCTGGAAAGAGCGAGTGGTCAGGACAAGGGCAAGGAGGGTCAGCAACTACTCAGAGAGATAGCAGATTACCAGCGTAGTACTGTCACACGCAAGGAGAGACTCCTGACCCTGAAGAAGCAGTCTACACAGATTACTCAGCAGTCTCAGCGAGAGAAGGACAGCTTCCTAAAAGAGAAGAACAACCTGCTCCTGATGGTTCAGAGG GAGAGGGAGAACCTGGCTTCTCTGGAGAGGAAGTATGCTGAACTGACTGGAGGGCAGGCCTTCCCTAGCAACCCTGTTGCCATGAAGGAG CACTTCCGCTTtctagaggagaggaggcggGGCAATAAGGAGAACTCCTCCCACCTCAGTGACACTCTGCCACGTAAGAGGAGCCAGCAGGCCCTCAGTCACTACAGCAGCTCTACCCTGGGCCGCAGCCTGTCCCCTAAG TCCCACCTGCCTCTTTCCCAGAGCTCCAGCTGTGGTAGTATCATCCCCCGgggcctctctatctctcccagaGTTCTGGAAACACGACACCTGCTCAAGG CAGGCCATAGCCACCTGTACATGAGTGAGAACAGACAGAGACTGGTTGACCTGTGTAGCAGGACTGTGTCTGAGTCCAATGTCTTCCTGGACCCCTTCCACTACGCAGACAATGGCCATGGCTTTGACACGCGCAGTATGGACAGCTCTGACAGCATGGAGACCAGCATCTCTGCCTGCTCCCCAGACAACATCTCCAG TGCCAGCACATCCAACGTAGGAAAGATTAAGGAGATGGAACGTTTGTTACGAGAAGCCCAGGCTGACAAGCATCGACTCCTTGAGCACAAG GAGCGTGAGATGGAGGTGCGCAGGCAGGCCCTggaggaggagcggaggaggagggaggacctGGAGAAGAGACTGCAAGAGGAGACCAGCAGGAGGCAGAAAATGATCGAGAGGGAGGTGAAGTTACGCGAGAAACAGAGGGCACAG GCCCGGCCGCTGACACGCTACCTCCCTCAGAGGAAGGATGACTTTGACCTCCATGGTCACATCGAGGCAGCTGGACACAACCCAGACAACTGCTACCACCTGGCCATCACAAATAAAACCTGCAGAGGGTTCCTGGTCAAGATGGGTGGTAAGATCAAGACCTGGAAAAAACGCTGGTTTGTCTTCGACCGGAACCGCAAGACCCTGGCCTACTACGCAG ACAAACATGAGGTCAAGATGAAAGGGGTCATATACTTCCAAGCTATAGAAGAGGTTTACTATGACCATTTAAAGAATGCACACAAG agCCCCAACCCATGTCTGACGTTTAGTGTGAAGACCCATGACAGGGTGTACTACATGGTGTCTCCCTCCCCCGAGGCTATGCGCATCTGGATGGACGTCATCGTTACAGGGGCGGAGGGATACATGCAATTCATGGTCTAA
- the LOC110509425 gene encoding pleckstrin homology-like domain family B member 2 isoform X4, translating to MRPPINLIETGGSLKVQTTTPHLVGLGSGRLSVAITLMPLNEGVTRIGREDASVPQDITIEGLGIEAEHCRIINRGGVITLHPSGNLCSLDGVHVSKPTLLTQGFTLCLGKSYFFRFNHPEEARRMKSMQPQKSPVATMGYSSDCVKTEHSNGVSVGGTMMRGSRSKAELQDLMETLQRRKSALEASLRASAESTRTYLSLPPPSPLSPTPPRSAERPPSSRGLPYMTSSSMPPSPRQGERPLSPKPPYTRSRHQSQDSLLLSSSSDRHCPNVASSLLSMWNGSSSYGEPAHSPPQGHSGAASMPSSPRLGRRFYAQGRNGDNGMDPAPRQRKYSTGSLNGLGSTHSRSLPRLHRSADSTALSLPPRRSMGSHRGEKGSVSLSSKTRRSLSPLERPPDVTVLATASVPGTPRRASLASLASLGCELEHGGLRGSSPCLDLGLGERRQSFGKGGLGLRSRRGSISSLNGKEELTDYHKHQRDERLREQEVQRLEHQRLETILSLCTELVQDQGGSAISDLQKINKELEKLQESDDESVFSDYPGSVSGTAPENGFGPKAREYQLAEVRQVRQRHHSGHREARDARAQSPAVSLRSIVPSPSPHHRARQQATEDVHLKQEVTRIEEERIQVLNNIEELEQKIKDLDNQMEESIREMEVERALLEGEQDSEMALLHREKEVLDQLNEKIGSIDKTVLTDKSQDVEVLEAELEFQQLERASGQDKGKEGQQLLREIADYQRSTVTRKERLLTLKKQSTQITQQSQREKDSFLKEKNNLLLMVQRERENLASLERKYAELTGGQAFPSNPVAMKEHFRFLEERRRGNKENSSHLSDTLPRKRSQQALSHYSSSTLGRSLSPKSHLPLSQSSSCGSIIPRGLSISPRVLETRHLLKAGHSHLYMSENRQRLVDLCSRTVSESNVFLDPFHYADNGHGFDTRSMDSSDSMETSISACSPDNISSASTSNVGKIKEMERLLREAQADKHRLLEHKEREMEVRRQALEEERRRREDLEKRLQEETSRRQKMIEREVKLREKQRAQARPLTRYLPQRKDDFDLHGHIEAAGHNPDNCYHLAITNKTCRGFLVKMGGKIKTWKKRWFVFDRNRKTLAYYADKHEVKMKGVIYFQAIEEVYYDHLKNAHKSPNPCLTFSVKTHDRVYYMVSPSPEAMRIWMDVIVTGAEGYMQFMV from the exons GATTCACACTCTGTCTGGGTAAATCCTACTTCTTCCGCTTTAACCACCCTGAGGAGGCCAGACGTATGAAGAGCATGCAGCCCCAGAAGAGTCCTGTCGCCACTATGGGCTACAGCTCAG ACTGTGTAAAGACTGAGCACAGCAATGGCGTCTCAGTGGGTGGCACCATGATGAGAGGCTCCCGATCGAAGGCGGAGCTGCAGGACCTGATGGAGACTCTGCAACGCCGGAAGAGTGCTCTAGAGGCTAGCCTGAGGGCCAGCGCAGAATCTACCCGTACCTACCTCAGCCTGCCCCCTCCCAGCCCCCTGTCCCCCACGCCCCCCAGGAGTGCCGAGCGCCCCCCCTCCTCCAGAGGCCTCCCCTACATGACCAGTAGTAGCATGCCCCCCTCCCCTCGCCAGGGTGAGCGTCCTCTCAGCCCCAAACCGCCATACACCCGCTCACGCCACCAATCACAGGACAGCCTGCTCCTCTCTAGCTCCTCTGACAGGCATTGCCCAAATGTAGCCAGTTCTCTCCTATCCATGTGGAATGGTTCCTCTTCCTATGGGGAGCCTGCACACAGTCCTCCTCAGGGCCACAGTGGGGCGGCCAGCATGCCCTCCAGCCCTCGCCTAGGTCGCAGGTTCTATGCCCAGGGCCGGAACGGGGACAATGGTATGGACCCTGCGCCACGTCAGAGGAAGTACTCTACAGGGTCACTCAACGGCCTGGGCTCTACCCACAGCCGCTCTCTACCCCGCCTCCACCGGTCGGCAGACTCCACAGCCCTGTCTCTGCCCCCACGCCGCTCCATGGGCTCCCACAGAGGGGAGAAGGGTTCTGTGTCCCTGTCCTCCAAAACGAGGCGCAGCCTGTCTCCTCTGGAGCGGCCGCCAGACGTAACAGTGCTAGCAACAGCCAGCGTACCGGGTACTCCCCGCAGGGCCAGCCTGGCCTCTCTGGCCTCGCTGGGCTGTGAACTGGAGCATGGGGGCCTGCGGGGCTCCTCACCCTGCCTGGACCTGGGCTTGGGGGAGAGGAGGCAGTCCTTTGGGAAGGGTGGGCTGGGGCTGAGATCAAGAAGAGGCAGCATCAGCTCTCTGAATGGGAAGGAGGAGCTTACAGACTACCACAAGCACCAGAGAGACGAGAGGCTCAGAGAACAGGAGGTGCAGAGACTG GAGCACCAGCGGCTGGAGACCATCCTGAGCCTGTGTACTGAGCTGGTCCAGGACCAGGGCGGCTCGGCCATCTCCGACCTGCAGAAGATCAACAAGGAGCTGGAGAAGCTGCAGGAGTCTGATGATGAGTCAGTGTTCTCCGACTACCCCGGCAGCGTCAGTGGCACCGCCCCGGAGAACGGCTTTGGCCCCAAAGCCCGGGAGTACCAGCTGGCTGAGGTGCGGCAGGTCCGCCAGCGCCACCACAGCGGGCACAGAGAAGCAAGGGATGCCAGGGCCCAGTCACCTGCTGTCAGCCTGCGTAGCATTgtcccctcaccctcccctcaccACAGAGCCAGG CAGCAGGCTACGGAGGACGTGCATCTGAAACAGGAAGTAACACGTATCGAGGAAGAGAGGATCCAGGTGCTGAACAACATAGAAGAGTTGGAGCAGAAGATCAAAGACCTGGACAACCAGATGGAGGAATCCATCAGAGAG atGGAGGTGGAGCGGGCTCTGCTGGAGGGAGAGCAGGACTCTGAGATGGCCCTGCTACATAGGGAGAAGGAGGTACTGGACCAACTCAATGAGAAGATTGGCAGCATTGACAAGACTGTCCTCACAGACAAGTCCCAG GATGTTGAGGTGCTGGAGGCGGAGCTGGAGTTCCAGCAGCTGGAAAGAGCGAGTGGTCAGGACAAGGGCAAGGAGGGTCAGCAACTACTCAGAGAGATAGCAGATTACCAGCGTAGTACTGTCACACGCAAGGAGAGACTCCTGACCCTGAAGAAGCAGTCTACACAGATTACTCAGCAGTCTCAGCGAGAGAAGGACAGCTTCCTAAAAGAGAAGAACAACCTGCTCCTGATGGTTCAGAGG GAGAGGGAGAACCTGGCTTCTCTGGAGAGGAAGTATGCTGAACTGACTGGAGGGCAGGCCTTCCCTAGCAACCCTGTTGCCATGAAGGAG CACTTCCGCTTtctagaggagaggaggcggGGCAATAAGGAGAACTCCTCCCACCTCAGTGACACTCTGCCACGTAAGAGGAGCCAGCAGGCCCTCAGTCACTACAGCAGCTCTACCCTGGGCCGCAGCCTGTCCCCTAAG TCCCACCTGCCTCTTTCCCAGAGCTCCAGCTGTGGTAGTATCATCCCCCGgggcctctctatctctcccagaGTTCTGGAAACACGACACCTGCTCAAGG CAGGCCATAGCCACCTGTACATGAGTGAGAACAGACAGAGACTGGTTGACCTGTGTAGCAGGACTGTGTCTGAGTCCAATGTCTTCCTGGACCCCTTCCACTACGCAGACAATGGCCATGGCTTTGACACGCGCAGTATGGACAGCTCTGACAGCATGGAGACCAGCATCTCTGCCTGCTCCCCAGACAACATCTCCAG TGCCAGCACATCCAACGTAGGAAAGATTAAGGAGATGGAACGTTTGTTACGAGAAGCCCAGGCTGACAAGCATCGACTCCTTGAGCACAAG GAGCGTGAGATGGAGGTGCGCAGGCAGGCCCTggaggaggagcggaggaggagggaggacctGGAGAAGAGACTGCAAGAGGAGACCAGCAGGAGGCAGAAAATGATCGAGAGGGAGGTGAAGTTACGCGAGAAACAGAGGGCACAG GCCCGGCCGCTGACACGCTACCTCCCTCAGAGGAAGGATGACTTTGACCTCCATGGTCACATCGAGGCAGCTGGACACAACCCAGACAACTGCTACCACCTGGCCATCACAAATAAAACCTGCAGAGGGTTCCTGGTCAAGATGGGTGGTAAGATCAAGACCTGGAAAAAACGCTGGTTTGTCTTCGACCGGAACCGCAAGACCCTGGCCTACTACGCAG ACAAACATGAGGTCAAGATGAAAGGGGTCATATACTTCCAAGCTATAGAAGAGGTTTACTATGACCATTTAAAGAATGCACACAAG agCCCCAACCCATGTCTGACGTTTAGTGTGAAGACCCATGACAGGGTGTACTACATGGTGTCTCCCTCCCCCGAGGCTATGCGCATCTGGATGGACGTCATCGTTACAGGGGCGGAGGGATACATGCAATTCATGGTCTAA